A segment of the Bacteroidota bacterium genome:
AGGTGATATTGCACATAAAAAAAGCCCCGTGTAAAGGGGCTTTTATATACTCAGGTAAAAAATAATTATTCCTTAACCAGTTTCACAACCTTAGTGGCATTAGAACCCGCTAAACGAATTGTATAAACTCCATTGGTCAATTGCGAAACATTTATAGCCTTCATGCTTAAGCCCGCTTCCATTTTATCGGATTGAACCAATCTGCCTAAAACATCGTGAACTTCAATTTGAATAGCTTCATTACTTGGCAACAGTTGTATAAGTGCAACATCTTTTGTAGGGTTTGGATAAATCCTAACAGTGGCTAAATCATTTTCCTTCACGCCAATCATTCGATTATTCTGAATATTACTACGTGAACGTGTAGCGGATTTACTTGCCATAATTTTTTGGGTGGCCGTACAAACATATCCTAAATCAGCTTCCACGCGCCAATCGGCAGTGGCAGAATACAAATGATAAAACGGATCATTTAATGTGCTTTGATTTCCTGTGGTTGTTCCAACCAACGAATAAGTTGGAGAAACTGTTGGATTCACACAAACCAATAAACTATAAGTTTGTACCGGGTTCGTAGGACCTTCAATCATGTAATTATTGGTCCAGATAAATGTACTTCCTGTATGCGTAAAATAAACAGTATTATGCCAATTACTTTTCGGTCCATAATTCCCGCACGTATCACGAACCTGAATTTTATAACGGTAAGTTGAAATATTAGGATCGCCGTTAGACGGACCAACGCTTCTTGCTGTATCAACCCACATACTCAACGCATTTTTAGAAACAGCGCCAATTCGTTTATAGTTATTAGAAATCACTTCGCGATAAATAATCATGGAGTCTAAGTTAGGATACTGTGTTTTATCCCAATAAATCTCATTATATTGATTTAAACTATCTACAGTTACCATGCAAATATCCGGTTTTGGAGTTTGCGGCACCCATGCTACTCCAACTGCCGTATTAGTACAACCGTTAGTTGCACCTGTAACCGTATAAACCGTAGTCACGCTTGGTGAAGAGGCAATGGTTGCTGTTGTAGCTCCGAAACTCCAGGTATATGTAGTAGCACCGCTAGCGGTTAAAACAATATTACTTCCGCCACAAGCCGTGATGGTAGATGTTACACTCACATTTGGAACCGGATTAATGGTAATAGTTTTTGAAATTGGCATACCTGATCCGTATTGGTTACTGGAAATCATGGTAATTGTTTTAGTACCCGGTGTGTTGTAGATAACGGTTGGATGTTGAGAAGTTGAACTGCCCGGAGTTCCACCCGGCATAATCCAACCCCAGGCATTTGGCATATTAGCGGAAACATCAATTAATTGCACCGACTCTCCAACACAACCTGTTAAAGGAACTGTACAATCTGAAATAGGGATTCGTTGTGAAGCAAAATATAGGTTATCTATTTTTAAATCTGAGCCGATATAAGATCCATGCATCGGCCATTTTGATGATTCAATGGTTATCATCACAGAATCTAAAGGAACGGCAATATTATGCGGAATAGAAACTTTTTTATACGAAGCTGAAATACCGATAAGATTCGCATAACCTCCAACAGGCACATTATTCTTTTTGAAAGTTACACTAATACGCGCACTGTCCATTGGTGTAGCCGGTAAATATTTGTAGTAAAACACTAAGGTATCTATTTGGTTTGTGTAAGGATGTCCTCCAA
Coding sequences within it:
- a CDS encoding T9SS type A sorting domain-containing protein gives rise to the protein MKKILRVLLSILFVNQLNAQSIPNGGFESWSSTTYENPNGFQTSNLEMKNGYQLGVNAVKTTDAQAGNFAIKLTTTAGFSNPNFAYFANGNPGGSGASGGIPYSQKPTGVRLYYKSNIVGNDTALIMVMFKKAGSYIGQYLYKISASQSNYTLFNPIFTPSLTVAPDTFIVAAASSNAFLNSGFQIGNSLQIDNISFTGVVTQPANFNGSFENWTSYQSNKLNGWFMSSSGSFQRTTDAYSGNYALELQSIGASFSNGQMTPGRAQTGTPTQSNTIGGHPYTNQIDTLVFYYKYLPATPMDSARISVTFKKNNVPVGGYANLIGISASYKKVSIPHNIAVPLDSVMITIESSKWPMHGSYIGSDLKIDNLYFASQRIPISDCTVPLTGCVGESVQLIDVSANMPNAWGWIMPGGTPGSSTSQHPTVIYNTPGTKTITMISSNQYGSGMPISKTITINPVPNVSVTSTITACGGSNIVLTASGATTYTWSFGATTATIASSPSVTTVYTVTGATNGCTNTAVGVAWVPQTPKPDICMVTVDSLNQYNEIYWDKTQYPNLDSMIIYREVISNNYKRIGAVSKNALSMWVDTARSVGPSNGDPNISTYRYKIQVRDTCGNYGPKSNWHNTVYFTHTGSTFIWTNNYMIEGPTNPVQTYSLLVCVNPTVSPTYSLVGTTTGNQSTLNDPFYHLYSATADWRVEADLGYVCTATQKIMASKSATRSRSNIQNNRMIGVKENDLATVRIYPNPTKDVALIQLLPSNEAIQIEVHDVLGRLVQSDKMEAGLSMKAINVSQLTNGVYTIRLAGSNATKVVKLVKE